TTGTTTGACCGTGGTCAATCAAGATGATGGACAACAATCAAAAGGGTTCTCCAAGACGGTTGATTCCAATCAAACGCTCAATGTACATAGTTCCCAGAATTATTTAGATCCCACTACAGTACAAAAAACAAAAGGGCAGACTTTATCTTTTGATTATCTTGTTTCTGAATATGGAATAGAAATATTTTCCGAGTCGTTAAGGCGAGCTATTGCACAAGGAATGGAAAAGAACTTAGCATATATCAACGGAATTTGTAAAAATGTAAGGGCTGAAAAAAACAAACCAATTGAGTCCCCTATAAGACCAAATTCGGTTACGACAGAGAATACAAATAAGAACGAACCTCAAATTCCTTCTACTTACGAACCAACTTGGGACGCCTTCATTAATTGGTCTAAATCTAATCTTAGTCGATCAAGCGTAGAAGTCTTAGTAAAAGTTCAGTGCATTATTTCTGATAATGGGCTCTCTATAAATAGCGAACTCCCTGAGACATTACGGATGATAATTACAAAGTATTTCACAGATAAAGTTCCAGTGCCAATTGATGTGGTTTTTAATCAATCAAGCAAATCAGTTCATTTAGCGGATGATCTCGTTCATCAAGACAAACAAATTGAATTAATGAACCGAGACAAAGAGAAAGTCAAAGAAGATATTTATCCAAATCAAGAAGAAATTAATAGATTCATAGAAAGGCTCCAATTGTCTTCCAATGAGAATCTTGAAAAGGCAAACTTAGTAAAATTCGAGATACCGCAGGTTCCAAAAATACGATACTTGGACTTTTCAAATCACTCGAAATCAAAAAAGTCTAAGGAAAGAAGTCCGTATCTTTTTGGAACTAATGAAGAGATAGTCGAATTGACTAATACTTTCAGAAACCCTTTCGGCTACGTTAAAATTCGAGGTCGAAGCTTATTGAGTGGAGTCGCATAATTGTCTAAAGACGAAAATGTGAATAAGCATTCGATGGGGGAGGGGGAAGGACTTGCTTGAATCGCCTAAAGTCAACTTCTAATTCTTCGAACACAAGGGTATCATTGATCCTAATAGGGTATAAAACAACCCCATGATAGACGGAGCGAACTATGGTGCCATCATGTGAAGAAATACGAACAACAGGTTCAATAAAACGCTCTTTTACTACTACTGTAGCATTCTTCAATAGAGGATATTTAGCAAGTAAGGGAATTTGAGTTAAAAAATCGTTAGGTTCGAATTGCTTCCAATCTTTGTTAGAGAGAAGAATTTTCACCTTACTTAGAGCCAAAAGCAAATACATTTCCTTAAAGGTCTTTCGGCGAAGCCTAATTCTCTTTTTTTGAAGGCTTGCTTTTATAAAGATCTTTCGGCAATACTTTCTAGTGCCGAGACAAAGCAGATTCATTAAATTAATCATCATTCTCTAAGCCGAAGCGGTAGATTTTTCCTTCTTAGCTTTTAAGGTAGATAGCTCAACGTTAAGCTGATTTATTATTACTTTTTGGTCTTCGAGCAATTCACTTTGCTTTCTAATTTCGGAAAGTTTTGTAAGTAATTCATTTCTACAAAACTTAATTAGCCGTCTTTGCAGTCGTATTTTAAGCAAAAGTTTCCAAAGAAATATTTCCCGTTTTTTAGTTTGAGCCGAATGATAATTCCGGAAAAATCTATAAAGTAAGCTGAAGATACCTGTTTCTTTTTTACTAAGGGCTATTCTTAATTTAATGGAAAATCTATGCCGTATTCCAAGGTCTTCAATCAATTCTGAGCTACTGAATCTATTTGGCACTTTGGCTTTCCTCCAAGCTATACAATTGTCAATAAATTATCCCTTAAAAGAGCTGCTTACATTTACTATTAGCAATTCTGCATAGTATTTTTGATCCGAAAGCTAATTCAGATAATTCGAATATCGACTACGGCAATGAAACCGGAGAAAACCGAGGAATTTTTCTTTGTAAAAATTTCAGAATCCGGTGTCTGGATTGAATTGAACAAAGATTGAAATTATGCGAGGATCTATAACAATAGTTCTTCGGACTCGGCTTAATTTGATAAAATCAGTTTTTCCAGAAATAATGAAGACCAACTCCCTTTTCAAAAATGAAGGTTCAAAATTAATTTTGGAATTATTTTCTCCAATAACGATTGTCCAAGTCCTATCTATAATACAAAATGTACTAAATCAAGTCAAAAAAGTGCATAATGTACTTTTTGTTTGAGAGCGTAAAATGAGAAATGATAAGGCGTTAAAATCAGTAAATGATCCGCGTGACCTTGAAACAGAAGCCTTACGCCTACTGTACGCTGTCTCAAAAGTTGGATTTGAAGAGGTTGAGAGTAAGACCGGAATTACTCGACATAAGTTAAATAGATGGGCAAGAGACAACGAAAAAATAGACGAAATGGTTCTAAATGAACTATTACTGGATTTTGGAATTTCTAAAAAATTTGTAAGAACTGCTAAGGGTCATTGGGACGCGACAGGGGAAGAAAGGACTGCAAGATTTGAAGAAATAGTCAAGGATTCAATTAAGATCCAAAGATTTAAAGGAGGAATTCAATTAAGAAGGGTTGTGGATTTAGTTGAAAAGATGGATTCGAATGATAGTGAGATAGTGATAAACTTATGTCATTCTCTATTGCAAGCAAAGAATAGTACATCCCTACGATCAATACTGTCTTTAATTTTTAATCTGCCTAAATCGTTTTACGACAGAACGCTGCGCCACCTTTTGGATCTAGAAAAAAGTATTTATGAAAAATAATCCGTTACCAAGCTTCTAATCCGGGGAAATCAAGCTCCCTTTCAATTAAAGAATATCTTCGATATTTTCTTGGACGTTTGGTTTAGGTAATCCACCGCGGAAATTTTGCCAACTAATAAGCTTTGAATTCCAGACATTTCAATATTCTTTATTTCTTCTTGCTTTAGTAATTCATATTTATCGCAAATTTCTTTATAACCAATAGGATCAATTTTGTTCAATAAATAACGGTTAATTGTTATAACAATTGAAGAAATACGAGGATCTTTATGGTCTTTGCCGAAGTCGGCCAAATCGATATTAAATAGTTTATACTTAGTTACCGGAATCCAGCTAAACCAAAGAAAAAATAAAAAACCAAGCTCTAATACCGAATTGTGTATCAATTCTTGATCAGAGATGAAAAGTAAAAACACAACAGAAAAGAGACAAGAGAATAGTATTCCTGTGAAAAGATAGATTGAATGTAGTTTTTCGAAATAGGTCCCATTTAGCATATTATAAACTATTCGGACAAGACCCCAAGCCAAAGCAGAATAAATATAGCATACAGAAAGATTGTAAATTATCCCTCCTTTGAAAAAGAAAGATAACCCGTTAAAAGCGATCGCGGATCCTATTCCAAATAAGAATAAAAAAGAAAACACTAAAATAGCTACTAAGTGAGCGATAACAAAAGGCATAGGAATAGGAGTGAGCTTATTTGGATTAGAATAGTTTCTGATTATATAATTTACGAGAAATGGAATAAATAATGGAGGAATCGGAATTAACTTCATTATAATAAATTTCACATTCAAACTTATGTTTGTTTCCAAAGAAAAGAGCAATATAGCCCAAAGGGCGATTAACGAAGCAATAGAGATAAAGGCAACGGATAGCTTTCTGCGATCTGATTTATAATAAAAAAATATAGCAGAGCAAATAAGAACGAATGGCGTAACGAAAGACAAAGGTTTTCTCCTGACTATGATTTGTTTTTGCTTCTAGCTTTAAAATGAATTCTCAATTGGCAAGAATTCTAAAGTAAATTGTTAAAATTCTATTTCAGTGGCTCTATATATTCAGAGCAGCATCGAAGAAAGATATGAAACTCTTACTTAAGTGATACTAAGAAATTATATGCAACTTTGAAAATCGATTAAATTTACAAAGATACAAATTGTCCCAAAAATAATAAAAAAAGTTTAAAATGTATAATTCGTAGTTGACCTATTGAGGGCAAAAAAGGGACAAATGAGGCTAATGTAAGATCTTAATTATTCGAGCCCTAATAATTGCAAACAGTAAGCAAAATGAAAAATAAAAAATTTCTAAATACGACAATCCTAACATTAGCTTTCTTCATTACCGCAATTCCTCTTTGGGCCAGAAGCGATAGTGTTTTTGAAATAGATCTAAATAGAGCGATTTTGCTGGGATTAGAGAGAAATATAACTCTTCAAAGCATCGAAAGACAAAATGAAATATATTCGCGTGTAATTCGCGAGAAAATTCGAGAATATTTTCCGAAGTTTGGAATTTCTTATTTCGGTCTTCGAAACCTAAATCAAAGCCAATCTGATTCTTTGTATAACGATGTGCGTCTTACTGTTCAGCAGTTATTGTATGATGGCGGAGAAAATAACAAGAATATTGAAATAGCAAAACTTTCCAGTACTCTAAATAAGGAAGAATTTCGAATTCAACTGGGAAAAGCAAAAGTTGAAATCGTTCGAAAATATCTAAGTTCAATAGCTGCTTACGGCAAATTTGTTGCGGCTAGAAGACTTTACTTAAGTTTTGAATCACAAAAAAAGGCCATTGAATCAGAATTACGTAACGGACTTCGTTCAAAATTAGAATTAACTGAGATAGAATCGAAACTTGCACAGGCACACCTTGAAGTAACTAAGAGCGAGAGTTCGTATAATAGATCATTAAGAGAATTAAAATTACAACTTCAACTAGATGGTGATGAGGAAGTCGCCATTAGAGAAAACATTTTCTTTGATTATGTATTCTCAGATCCTATGCCTTTATTGCAAAAGGATGATGGAAATTTTGAAGATAACCGTCCAGACCTTAAAAAAACTCGGATAATAGTAGAACGTTTAAAGAAAGAGAAAGAAATCGCTGAAGATTATTGGAAGCCAAAGTTCCTAGTTGGGGGGTATGTAGGTAAGAATTCAAACGATACCCAACCAGTTCGCCATGAAAATTACGGGATGAATTTTTCTGTGGTTCTTCCTTTGGGATCTTCTACATTCCAAACACAATCTAACTACGGTGTTCAAACAGATGGGACCGGTATTCAAAGGATACCTGGATATGGTCCACAATTTGTTGGTCAAGGAGAGAACACCTTTAATAGCGCAAACTTTCAATTCATGGATAACCTCGCTCAAAGCAGAAAAATCTTAGAAGGCGAAATCAAATATGTGGACGCGGTGGCTGCTCAAAAATTAGCCAGACTTCAAGCAAGCCATGAAATCACAGATTCAAAAGAACGTATTATCGAGAATTATCGGGAAATCACAGCGATAAATAGAAAAGTAGAACTTCACTTAGAGAATTATAGAGCATCAAAAGTTAAATTGTCGGAAGGTTTGGTAAAAAGGGGAGAGGTTCTGAAAATTCAATATGAACTTTCTTTAGCCCAAGGAGAGTTAGCAGAAGGTTATGCGAAATATATTCAATCCTGTTACGAGTATTTTAATGCGAGCGGCCGAGAATGGCAAGAGCTACCTTTTTACAAAGTTAATCAAGGAAGGGGGAATTCCATAATAACAAAATTATTATATGAAAACCCGAAGAACGCAGATCTATTTCCGACTCCTAATGGGAAAGAGTAATAAAATGAAAAAAAATCAAACTTCAATCAATTTTTATCTTAGCAGTGCTTTCATACTTTTCTTATTTTTGCAATGTGATAACCTAAATACAAATGCTTCGAAATTCTTACCATACTTGAGTACAGGAGAAAGTCCAAACGTTCTAGCTAGTTCTCCAATTACAAACACATCCGGAGTTTCTCCGACTGCTTCCGTTCAGATTATTTTTGATCGAACGATGAAGATATACACTTGCCAAGAAGCTTTTTCGATTACGCCTACTATTGCAGGATACTTTAGTTTATCCCCATTTAGCTTGGAGTTCACTCCTTCCCAAAACTTGACGAACGGCTCTTATACCGTGAAGATAACAAAAAATTGCGAAGATGAGAAAGGACATGATCTAAAAAACGTATTTAATCTTGTTTTTGGAGTAGGAAGCACCCCAGGTGGAGGAACAACAAGTCCAAGTGTTTCTTCCATTCAAGTTCAGCATGGAACTTTGTCTGCCTGCAATGCTGGAACTGGAACAAATATCGATATTATTTCAAACGATGTTACCGATGGTTGCCTCGGAACAGTTGCAGCTAGGAACCCCGTAGTTATAACTTTTTCGGAAGCGATGAACACTTCTGTAACCCAATTAGCAGTAAGTACTTCCTTTACTGGGGACTATGATTGGTCGGGTGGCGGAACGATTCTGACAATTACCCCTGATGTGCCTTTAACATACGGTACTAGATACAATGTGAATATTTCTACAAACGCAGTAAGTGCCTTAGGTTATACAATGAGCACTGCTTTGACATCGAGTTTCGTTGTCGGAGGTCTTACCGGGTCGCCTACTGTGCAGGCAGTTGGAGTCGAAAGCCAGGGTTGTTCTGCTTCCTTTCCGGGTGTTGGATCCGCTGCTGGAGGAGACTGGACACTTGGTTCTTGCTTTTGGGATAGTTCACTTGCCGTTTTATCTGCGAGTTCATATAAGTTCAGAGGTGGGGATGACGGAAGCGGGGCTTCTGCCACTACTGCTGCATGTTCTGACGTAACTACTGATAACTTCAAAATTATCTTTAGTAACTATATGAATCCGACAACAACTGCGAGTGCTGTAAGACTTCAAAGGTTATCTCCACCGTTGACAACCGTCAAGATGGCTAGCTATGCTTGGTCTGATTGTCAAGCGGCATATCCTTACGGGTGCAGAGTGTTAATAACCTCTTTTTCTGAATTAGAAGCCTCTTGCAATGGCGCTTTAGCTTTTGGTAATTCATCTACGGGTGGTGATTTTAATTTGTCAAGGACGGACAATGCACCAGCGAATTTCCCATTCTATCAATTATTCGTGGATACAACTGCTATAGATGTGAATGGAGTGAATTTGAAGAACCAATTTCAATTCGTCATGGAGGGAAAATGAAAAGAAAGATTTTATACATTATTTTGATAGGTGCTTTCTTTAACGATTGCTCGATGATTCTAGAAAAATTTTACCCTGCTCCAATTTCAGCAAAAGAGGGCGGTAAAAGCGGTGTTGTAATTATCGGAGAAATAAAAGTAAAAGATTCTACTGGGTCTTCTTTTGTAGGTGAAATTTTTAAAGAGAGCCTGCATTATGAATTCATTAAAGAGGGCTTTTCTCCTTTTGTTATCGAAGAGTCCGGAAAAGAGATCGCACAACCTAAAAATAGGATCGCGTTTGGTGACGAAGCAAATGTAAAATTGACATCAATGCAAGAAGCTGCTCCAAAGGATGAAATTCAATTTGTCGGAAAATCCGATCAAGAATTGAAATCAATCGCCGACAAAACGAAATTCGAAATATATACGGAGT
This region of Leptospira andrefontaineae genomic DNA includes:
- a CDS encoding Ig-like domain-containing protein; the encoded protein is MKKNQTSINFYLSSAFILFLFLQCDNLNTNASKFLPYLSTGESPNVLASSPITNTSGVSPTASVQIIFDRTMKIYTCQEAFSITPTIAGYFSLSPFSLEFTPSQNLTNGSYTVKITKNCEDEKGHDLKNVFNLVFGVGSTPGGGTTSPSVSSIQVQHGTLSACNAGTGTNIDIISNDVTDGCLGTVAARNPVVITFSEAMNTSVTQLAVSTSFTGDYDWSGGGTILTITPDVPLTYGTRYNVNISTNAVSALGYTMSTALTSSFVVGGLTGSPTVQAVGVESQGCSASFPGVGSAAGGDWTLGSCFWDSSLAVLSASSYKFRGGDDGSGASATTAACSDVTTDNFKIIFSNYMNPTTTASAVRLQRLSPPLTTVKMASYAWSDCQAAYPYGCRVLITSFSELEASCNGALAFGNSSTGGDFNLSRTDNAPANFPFYQLFVDTTAIDVNGVNLKNQFQFVMEGK
- a CDS encoding lipoprotein produces the protein MKRKILYIILIGAFFNDCSMILEKFYPAPISAKEGGKSGVVIIGEIKVKDSTGSSFVGEIFKESLHYEFIKEGFSPFVIEESGKEIAQPKNRIAFGDEANVKLTSMQEAAPKDEIQFVGKSDQELKSIADKTKFEIYTESSIILKEVGSSILDGKYSVLIFVRVFGRNGKRIGEVKHITSGNKEKLDSVISDSSAGIVKRIRELVKND
- a CDS encoding TolC family protein produces the protein MKNKKFLNTTILTLAFFITAIPLWARSDSVFEIDLNRAILLGLERNITLQSIERQNEIYSRVIREKIREYFPKFGISYFGLRNLNQSQSDSLYNDVRLTVQQLLYDGGENNKNIEIAKLSSTLNKEEFRIQLGKAKVEIVRKYLSSIAAYGKFVAARRLYLSFESQKKAIESELRNGLRSKLELTEIESKLAQAHLEVTKSESSYNRSLRELKLQLQLDGDEEVAIRENIFFDYVFSDPMPLLQKDDGNFEDNRPDLKKTRIIVERLKKEKEIAEDYWKPKFLVGGYVGKNSNDTQPVRHENYGMNFSVVLPLGSSTFQTQSNYGVQTDGTGIQRIPGYGPQFVGQGENTFNSANFQFMDNLAQSRKILEGEIKYVDAVAAQKLARLQASHEITDSKERIIENYREITAINRKVELHLENYRASKVKLSEGLVKRGEVLKIQYELSLAQGELAEGYAKYIQSCYEYFNASGREWQELPFYKVNQGRGNSIITKLLYENPKNADLFPTPNGKE